A single Amphiprion ocellaris isolate individual 3 ecotype Okinawa chromosome 1, ASM2253959v1, whole genome shotgun sequence DNA region contains:
- the LOC111578888 gene encoding membrane progestin receptor beta-like — MPLVSFGPPPLCLSVLPWLSRLLPSLPPPVRDVDLPPLFRQRFVLSGYRPPGLPLRCYVLSLLQIHNQTLNVWSHLLAAVCVALRFIVFAVLRGGGILGFRLQGPEGQGFSLDAASLPLVLYVFSAVMYLSCSAAAHLFQSHSEQLHDWFFFLDSVAVGVFQHGSALALSVYSADAAWTQSMLGKVFLPGSALLAWSCCSACCYAKLHFHRLNPLNRKFLLQLVPTGTGFLLVIGPLVQRLTAQSWSPAGTMHLLQVALFLLSFFFFSCPVPERFAPGRYDIIGHAHQLSHILSALGTLIQQEALFHDFLWRRPALIRRFREQRLLVASCCFCCLVVCCCMTVVRVRRRGEEEQR, encoded by the exons ATGCCTCTGGTGTCATTCGGCCCTCCCCCTCTGTGCCTCTCCGTCCTCCCCTGGCTGTCCCGCCTCCTGCCGTCCCTCCCGCCGCCGGTCCGAGACGTGGACCTCCCCCCTCTGTTCCGGCAGCGCTTCGTCCTGTCGGGTTACCGTCCTCCAGGTCTGCCGCTGCGCTGCTACGTCCTCAGCCTCCTACAGATCCACAACCAGACGCTGAACGTCTGGAGCCATCTGCTGGCCGCCGTCTGCGTGGCGCTGAGGTTCATCGTGTTCGCCGTCCTGAGGGGAGGG GGAATTCTGGGCTTTCGGCTGCAGGGTCCTGAAGGTCAGGGCTTCTCCCTGGACGCCGCCTCACTGCCGCTGGTCCTCTACGTGTTCTCTGCTGTCATGTAcctgagctgcag CGCTGCAGCTCACCTGTTCCAGTCCCACTCAGAGCAGCTTCATGATTGGTTCTTCTTCCTGGACAGCGTTGCCGTCGGCGTCTTCCAACACGGCTCTGCTTTGGCTCTGAGCGTCTACAGCGCTGATGCTGCTTGGACGCAAAGCATGCTGGGAAAG GTGTTCCTGCCAGGCTCCGCCCTCCTGGCCTGGTCCTGCTGCTCCGCCTGTTGCTACGCTAAGCTACATTTCCACCGGTTGAACCCTCTGAACAGGAAGTTCCTCCTCCAGCTGGTTCCGACCGGAACCGGCTTCCTGCTGGTCATCGGTCCGTTGGTCCAACGCCTCACCGCCCAGAGCTGGAGCCCTGCAGGGACCATGCACCTCCTGCAG GTGGCGCTGTTCCTGctgtccttcttcttcttctcttgtcCCGTACCGGAGCGCTTCGCCCCGGGTCGCTATGACATAATTGGCCACGCCCACCAGCTGTCCCACATCCTATCAGCGCTGGGCACGCTGATCCAGCAGGAGGCGCTGTTCCATGACTTCCTGTGGCGACGGCCGGCGCTGATTAGACGCTTCAGGGaacagcgcctcctggtggcctcctgctgcttctgctgcctgGTGGTCTGCTGCTGTATGACGGTGGTGAGAgtcaggaggagaggagaggaggagcagagatag